Proteins from a genomic interval of Halorubrum depositum:
- the nucS gene encoding endonuclease NucS — MTVTSVHDPSHREALWELEDAFERGDLISVFGRCTVSYEGRAASDLGAGDRLLVLKPDGAALVHTDEGRQPVNWQPPGSEHRAAVREGRLRVRSTRTNPDETLTVRFERVHQLSAMAVTGGRDLTLHGSEEDLRTRILERPELVESGFEPKATERPSSAGPMDVFGVDADGTPVVVELKRRRVGPDAVGQLARYVRALREELGAEEPDGDEGSNDDETDPVVRGVLVAPSVTDRAAERLADRGFDHVALGPTPEE; from the coding sequence GTGACAGTCACGAGCGTCCACGACCCGAGCCACCGCGAGGCCCTCTGGGAGCTGGAGGACGCCTTCGAGCGCGGCGACCTGATCAGCGTCTTCGGGCGCTGCACGGTCAGCTACGAGGGCCGCGCCGCCTCGGACCTCGGCGCCGGCGACCGGCTGCTCGTGTTGAAGCCCGACGGCGCCGCCCTCGTCCACACCGACGAGGGTCGCCAACCCGTCAACTGGCAGCCGCCGGGGTCGGAACACCGCGCCGCGGTCCGCGAGGGTCGGCTCCGGGTGCGCTCGACCCGAACGAATCCCGACGAGACGCTCACGGTGCGGTTCGAGCGGGTCCACCAGCTCTCCGCGATGGCGGTCACCGGCGGGCGCGACCTCACCCTCCACGGCAGCGAGGAGGACCTCCGGACCCGAATCCTAGAGCGCCCCGAACTCGTCGAGTCGGGGTTCGAGCCGAAGGCGACCGAGCGCCCCTCCAGCGCCGGCCCGATGGACGTGTTCGGCGTCGACGCCGACGGCACCCCGGTCGTCGTCGAGCTGAAGCGCCGGCGCGTCGGCCCGGACGCGGTCGGCCAGCTCGCGCGGTACGTGCGGGCGCTCCGCGAGGAGTTGGGAGCAGAAGAGCCCGACGGCGACGAAGGCAGCAACGACGACGAGACCGACCCCGTCGTCCGCGGCGTCCTCGTCGCGCCCTCGGTCACGGATCGGGCCGCCGAGCGGCTGGCGGACCGGGGGTTCGACCACGTCGCGCTCGGACCGACGCCCGAGGAGTGA
- a CDS encoding 50S ribosomal protein L16, which produces MSDKPASMYRTIDKPSYTRREYITGIPGSKIAQHNMGDLSSEPDDYPVQISLRVEEELQIRHGSLESARLSANRHLIKELGEGNYKMTLRKFPHQVIRENKQATGAGADRVSDGMRQAFGKPVGTAARLNADDVVFTAYCDVEQAPAVKEAFRRAYNKLSPPCRITVDRGEELLVS; this is translated from the coding sequence ATGTCTGACAAACCCGCCTCTATGTATCGGACGATCGACAAGCCGTCGTACACCCGCCGCGAATACATCACCGGGATCCCCGGCTCGAAGATCGCCCAGCACAACATGGGCGACCTCTCCTCGGAGCCCGACGACTACCCCGTCCAGATCAGCCTCCGCGTCGAGGAGGAGCTCCAGATCCGGCACGGCTCGCTGGAGAGCGCGCGCCTCTCGGCGAACCGCCACCTGATCAAGGAGCTCGGCGAGGGCAACTACAAGATGACCCTCCGCAAGTTCCCCCACCAGGTCATCCGGGAGAACAAGCAGGCGACCGGCGCCGGCGCGGACCGCGTCTCCGACGGGATGCGGCAGGCGTTCGGCAAGCCGGTCGGGACGGCCGCCCGCCTGAACGCGGACGACGTCGTCTTCACCGCGTACTGCGACGTCGAGCAGGCGCCCGCGGTGAAGGAGGCGTTCCGCCGCGCGTACAACAAGCTCTCGCCCCCGTGCCGGATCACGGTCGACCGCGGCGAGGAGCTCCTCGTCTCGTAA
- a CDS encoding DEAD/DEAH box helicase → MSQQLAEVETLFLHEARSDYTVVANRDGNRVLRGRLELKETSAGPRPGKFRVVRDGEDHPRQPGEFVDLARAADRIRISEQTSPENRKRLEAMLDGYQLEATAVRTCRRCANDGRYGPITSESAVEHNDELICRDCARRELERELSYKGEFTGAAEERLEELLYESGDLDRIVNLLQGGLDPDLTKYDEVSANVDDVSPVRTEDLDLHPDLSAHLQGRFEELLPVQSLSVRNGLLDGDDQLVVSATATGKTLVGELTGIDRALKGEGKLLFLVPLVALANQKHEDFRDRYGDRLNVSIRVGSSRVNDDGNRFDPNADVIVGTYEGIDHALRTGKDLGDVGTVVIDEVHTLKEGERGHRLDGLISRLKYYSENRMETHSGYGGTQFVYLSATVGNPEWLAEKLRATLIEYEERPVPIERHVTFADSREKAQIADKLVKREFDTKSSKGYRGQTIVFTNSRRRCHEISRKLRYDSAPYHAGLDYKRRKKVERQFGNQDLSAVVTTAALAAGVDFPASQVIFDSLAMGIEWLSVQEFSQMLGRAGRPDYHDRGRVYLLVEPDGVYHNSMDRTEDEVAFTLLKGEMEDVATHYDEAAAVEETLANVVVAGKKAKRLNDRMIGEVPTKHAVGKLLEWEFIDGFDPTPLGRGVTRHFLAPDEAFFILDAVRKGTDPYQIVADLELRDDEE, encoded by the coding sequence GTGTCACAGCAGTTGGCCGAGGTCGAGACGCTGTTCCTCCACGAGGCGCGGAGCGACTACACCGTCGTCGCGAACCGGGACGGGAACCGGGTGCTCCGCGGGCGGCTCGAACTCAAGGAGACCTCCGCGGGCCCGCGCCCGGGGAAGTTCCGCGTGGTCCGCGACGGCGAGGACCACCCCCGCCAGCCCGGCGAGTTCGTCGACCTCGCCCGCGCGGCCGACCGGATCCGCATCTCCGAGCAGACGTCGCCGGAGAACCGGAAGCGGCTGGAGGCGATGCTCGACGGCTACCAGCTGGAGGCGACGGCCGTCCGGACCTGCCGGCGCTGCGCGAACGACGGCCGATACGGGCCGATCACGAGCGAGAGCGCGGTCGAGCACAACGACGAGCTGATCTGCCGCGACTGCGCCCGCAGGGAGCTGGAGCGGGAGCTCTCGTACAAAGGCGAGTTCACCGGCGCCGCCGAGGAGCGGTTGGAGGAGCTGCTGTACGAGTCCGGCGACTTGGACCGGATCGTCAACCTCCTGCAGGGCGGGCTCGACCCCGACCTCACGAAGTACGACGAGGTCTCCGCCAACGTCGACGACGTGAGCCCCGTGCGCACCGAGGACCTCGACCTCCACCCGGACCTCTCCGCGCACCTGCAGGGCCGCTTCGAGGAGCTGCTCCCGGTCCAGAGCCTCTCGGTGCGGAACGGCCTCCTCGACGGCGACGACCAGCTCGTCGTGAGCGCGACCGCGACCGGGAAGACCCTCGTGGGTGAGCTGACCGGAATCGACCGGGCGCTGAAGGGAGAGGGGAAGCTCCTCTTCTTGGTCCCCCTCGTCGCGCTCGCCAACCAGAAGCACGAGGACTTCAGGGACCGCTACGGCGACCGGCTGAACGTCTCGATCCGCGTCGGCTCCTCGCGGGTGAACGACGACGGCAACCGCTTCGACCCGAACGCCGACGTGATCGTCGGCACCTACGAGGGGATCGACCACGCGCTCCGGACCGGGAAGGACCTCGGCGACGTCGGCACGGTCGTCATCGACGAGGTCCACACGCTGAAGGAGGGCGAGCGCGGCCACCGGCTCGACGGGCTCATCTCCCGGCTGAAGTACTACAGCGAGAACCGGATGGAGACGCACTCCGGGTACGGCGGCACGCAGTTCGTCTACCTCTCCGCGACCGTCGGGAACCCGGAGTGGCTCGCCGAGAAGCTCCGGGCGACGCTCATCGAGTACGAGGAGCGCCCCGTCCCGATCGAGCGCCACGTCACCTTCGCGGACAGCCGCGAGAAGGCGCAGATCGCCGACAAGCTGGTGAAGCGGGAGTTCGACACGAAGTCGTCGAAGGGGTACCGCGGCCAGACGATCGTCTTCACCAACTCCCGGCGGCGCTGCCACGAGATCAGCCGGAAGCTCCGGTACGACTCCGCGCCGTACCACGCCGGCCTCGACTACAAGCGCCGGAAGAAGGTCGAACGACAGTTCGGGAACCAGGACCTCTCCGCGGTCGTCACCACCGCGGCGCTCGCCGCCGGCGTCGACTTCCCCGCCTCGCAGGTGATCTTCGACTCGCTGGCGATGGGGATCGAGTGGCTCTCCGTCCAGGAGTTCTCGCAGATGCTCGGGCGCGCCGGGCGCCCGGACTACCACGACCGCGGGCGCGTCTACCTCCTCGTCGAGCCCGACGGCGTCTACCACAACTCGATGGACCGCACCGAAGACGAGGTCGCATTCACCCTGCTCAAGGGGGAGATGGAGGACGTCGCGACCCACTACGACGAGGCGGCCGCCGTCGAGGAGACGCTGGCGAACGTCGTCGTCGCGGGCAAGAAGGCCAAGCGGCTCAACGACCGGATGATCGGCGAGGTGCCGACGAAACACGCGGTCGGGAAGCTGTTAGAGTGGGAGTTCATCGACGGCTTCGATCCGACGCCGCTGGGCCGGGGCGTGACGCGGCACTTCCTCGCGCCCGACGAGGCGTTCTTCATCCTCGACGCGGTCCGGAAGGGGACCGATCCGTACCAGATCGTCGCCGACCTCGAACTGCGCGACGACGAGGAGTGA
- a CDS encoding vWA domain-containing protein — translation MTTNRNNESSRTVPISRRSVLRTTGAAGALAVGGSGLPFFTGIAAADEHLIETCGGEVDVVVALDYSGSIRSAGTWGDIQSGVDSFLGVVPADVQLGLVTFGDAPAAFEYGPGNLLDFATAGNVSAVQAGVPADVPPGENATHMPGALDFSNAILEQEGRGGKEIVVLITDGGPNYENGVVGDGAAPPADDTTFPYGTFDYTGGSNGGENGIAGEPGELTETTATATAIKNAGRRVIAVGVGENVAGFDDYLRDEIASSTDDFVAVQDASNLGSELEALISEVCEECVDCSVDGQLAKYEFACVETDPDTGECIAYDFVPEGDADDNVAYTAGSYESKEGEAFEPMTASFDTEYCELYVLVKSGRELEVQSFEEIDGSVTVETANDGKFAISFVAFYCTEDAAVEALESFPSRGRR, via the coding sequence ATGACAACAAATAGAAACAACGAATCGAGCCGGACCGTTCCCATCTCGCGGCGCAGCGTCCTCCGCACGACGGGCGCGGCCGGCGCGCTCGCGGTCGGGGGATCCGGTCTGCCGTTCTTCACCGGGATCGCCGCCGCCGACGAGCACCTCATCGAGACCTGTGGCGGCGAGGTCGACGTCGTCGTCGCGCTCGACTATTCGGGCTCGATACGGTCCGCCGGCACCTGGGGCGACATCCAGAGCGGCGTGGACAGCTTCCTCGGCGTCGTCCCGGCCGACGTCCAGCTGGGTCTCGTCACGTTCGGCGACGCGCCCGCCGCGTTCGAGTACGGTCCCGGGAACCTCCTGGACTTCGCGACCGCGGGCAACGTCTCGGCGGTTCAGGCCGGCGTGCCCGCGGACGTCCCGCCCGGAGAGAACGCGACGCACATGCCCGGCGCGCTGGACTTCTCCAACGCGATCCTCGAGCAGGAGGGCCGCGGCGGGAAGGAGATCGTCGTCCTGATCACGGACGGCGGGCCGAACTACGAGAACGGCGTCGTCGGCGACGGCGCGGCGCCGCCCGCAGACGACACGACGTTCCCCTACGGAACGTTCGACTACACCGGTGGATCGAACGGCGGCGAGAACGGCATCGCCGGCGAACCCGGTGAACTGACCGAGACCACCGCCACCGCGACCGCGATCAAGAACGCCGGTCGCCGCGTCATCGCCGTCGGCGTCGGCGAGAACGTCGCCGGCTTCGACGACTATCTCCGGGACGAGATCGCCAGCAGCACCGACGACTTCGTCGCTGTCCAGGACGCGTCGAACCTGGGTTCGGAGCTGGAAGCGCTCATCAGCGAGGTCTGCGAGGAGTGCGTCGACTGCTCCGTCGACGGCCAGCTCGCGAAGTACGAGTTCGCCTGCGTCGAGACCGATCCCGACACCGGCGAGTGCATCGCGTATGACTTCGTCCCGGAGGGGGACGCCGACGACAACGTCGCGTACACCGCCGGCTCCTACGAGAGCAAGGAAGGCGAGGCGTTCGAGCCGATGACCGCCTCCTTCGACACGGAGTACTGCGAGCTCTACGTCCTGGTCAAGAGCGGCCGGGAGCTGGAAGTGCAGTCCTTCGAGGAGATCGACGGGAGCGTCACGGTCGAAACCGCGAACGACGGGAAGTTCGCGATCAGCTTCGTGGCGTTCTACTGCACCGAGGACGCGGCGGTCGAGGCGCTGGAGAGCTTCCCGTCCCGCGGCAGGCGGTAG